One genomic segment of Novisyntrophococcus fermenticellae includes these proteins:
- a CDS encoding helix-turn-helix domain-containing protein: protein MGKNDVLKENGTYNPNHAGVTALHFSSGIFFDSHDLIQVKYEMLRSVGSGECTVTQASRQYGLSRESFYNTRSAYEAGGLQALVPKKTGPKGAHKLTDKGRDFIDRYQVEHPGASTREINNRMKESTGIRVHNRTVERYLSKKHMGSR from the coding sequence ATGGGTAAAAACGATGTATTAAAAGAGAATGGAACCTATAATCCAAACCACGCGGGCGTCACTGCCCTGCATTTCAGCAGTGGGATTTTTTTCGATTCCCATGATCTGATCCAGGTCAAATATGAGATGCTACGGAGTGTTGGATCCGGCGAATGCACGGTCACCCAGGCATCCCGGCAGTACGGACTATCCAGGGAGTCCTTTTATAATACGCGGTCTGCCTATGAGGCGGGTGGGCTGCAGGCCCTTGTCCCAAAGAAAACCGGCCCTAAAGGCGCGCACAAACTTACTGATAAGGGAAGGGATTTCATTGACCGTTATCAGGTGGAGCATCCTGGCGCATCCACACGGGAGATTAATAACCGGATGAAGGAGAGTACGGGAATCCGTGTGCATAACCGCACCGTGGAGAGATATCTGTCAAAAAAACACATGGGCAGCCGCTGA
- a CDS encoding DUF6431 domain-containing protein: MRNKIFLIESNAISYCPVCGEPLVYRDSCERGMLLEGQERRIYLIRRLKCCKCRKLHRELPDFLAPFKQYAVEIISGVLDGIVTSENEDSVEYPCEKTMFRWHHWLVINQLRINGYLKSIGYRLLGFSEELLNSGMSLLAELRGSTPEWLEIILRFIYNSGGFLVSA, from the coding sequence ATGAGGAACAAAATATTTTTAATTGAAAGTAATGCCATATCCTATTGTCCTGTCTGTGGAGAACCTCTCGTTTACAGAGACTCCTGCGAGCGGGGCATGCTGCTGGAAGGACAGGAACGCCGCATTTACCTGATTCGCCGGTTGAAATGTTGTAAATGCAGAAAGCTTCACCGGGAACTGCCGGATTTTCTGGCTCCGTTCAAACAATACGCCGTTGAAATCATATCTGGTGTACTGGATGGAATCGTTACATCAGAAAATGAGGATTCTGTGGAGTATCCCTGCGAAAAAACCATGTTCCGCTGGCATCACTGGCTGGTTATCAATCAGCTTAGGATAAATGGATATCTGAAATCTATCGGATATCGTCTGTTGGGCTTTAGTGAGGAACTCCTGAACTCTGGCATGTCATTGCTTGCAGAATTACGAGGTTCCACCCCGGAATGGCTGGAGATCATTCTTCGGTTCATTTACAATTCAGGCGGCTTTCTGGTGTCTGCCTGA
- a CDS encoding helix-turn-helix domain-containing protein, whose product MGEKESIKLGQGSETVTSTIGEILLEEFMEPMSISAYKLAQEIYVPVSRI is encoded by the coding sequence ATGGGAGAAAAAGAAAGTATAAAACTTGGACAAGGTTCGGAAACTGTGACTTCTACAATAGGAGAGATTTTACTGGAAGAATTCATGGAGCCAATGAGCATTTCGGCGTATAAGCTGGCACAGGAGATTTATGTTCCAGTGTCAAGAATTTAG
- a CDS encoding DUF5372 family protein — protein sequence MEECHSFFRPALWKRFSNAALSDNRGTFIITHPFSPLKGKEFKLVERRSCWGEDRLLSFDENGDTCLILTSWTDYLPPDPFVSISNGRADFRYEDLACLKETLLMTEEKLSIQLCQSVNTIMSKT from the coding sequence ATTGAAGAGTGCCATTCATTCTTTCGACCCGCCCTTTGGAAAAGGTTTTCAAATGCAGCTTTATCAGACAATCGAGGAACTTTTATAATCACGCATCCCTTTTCACCGCTGAAGGGGAAAGAATTCAAACTTGTTGAACGCAGGTCTTGCTGGGGCGAAGACAGACTGCTTTCTTTTGATGAAAACGGCGATACCTGCCTTATTCTCACGTCATGGACGGACTATCTTCCACCAGACCCCTTTGTATCCATCTCAAACGGACGGGCTGACTTCAGGTATGAAGATCTTGCGTGCCTGAAGGAAACCCTCCTTATGACAGAAGAAAAACTGTCAATCCAATTATGTCAAAGTGTAAATACAATTATGTCTAAAACATAA
- a CDS encoding recombinase family protein translates to MKGINQKIEGRHLSKTAYLYIRQSTLRQVQENTESTIRQYALREKLTSLGWDQSLIEVVDCDLGHSAKTAENRDGFQKLVADVANGMAGAVACIEASRLSRSSSDWSRLIEYCAMTDTLLIDADGVYDPNDFNDRLLLGLKGTMSEAELHFLQERMRGGLLNKAKRGELRKPLPIGYLYDECGRIIKDDDIQIREAIELFFRTFCIVGTAHGMVDYYKKKGYKFPHRIHKGFRKGEVVWMNLANSRVLDTLHNPTYAGVYHYGENQTVWTKDGKKSRPAKREDWHVFLKDHHDAYISYEDYERNERILQENTQAWAVKDKKTPPREGSALLQGIVLCGKCGSRMSIRYKQKQKGFIVRQAPVYMCQRRSVESGEKSMPEHCRGKYR, encoded by the coding sequence ATGAAAGGGATTAATCAGAAAATCGAGGGACGGCATCTGTCCAAAACTGCATATCTGTACATCAGACAATCAACGCTGCGGCAGGTACAGGAGAATACGGAAAGCACGATCCGCCAGTATGCACTCCGTGAAAAGCTTACATCACTTGGATGGGACCAGTCACTGATCGAGGTTGTTGACTGTGATCTTGGCCATTCAGCAAAAACAGCAGAAAACCGCGATGGTTTCCAGAAACTTGTCGCAGACGTGGCAAATGGGATGGCCGGTGCCGTAGCCTGCATTGAAGCGTCCAGGCTGTCCCGCAGTTCCAGCGACTGGAGCCGGCTGATAGAGTATTGTGCGATGACAGATACTCTTCTGATCGATGCGGATGGTGTATATGACCCGAATGACTTCAATGACCGTCTGCTGCTCGGGCTGAAGGGCACGATGAGCGAAGCAGAGCTTCACTTTCTGCAGGAGCGGATGAGAGGTGGGCTGCTTAACAAAGCAAAACGCGGCGAACTGAGGAAACCCCTGCCAATTGGATATCTGTATGATGAATGTGGGCGCATCATCAAAGATGATGACATACAGATACGCGAGGCTATAGAGCTGTTCTTCCGAACGTTTTGTATTGTCGGGACCGCACATGGAATGGTAGACTACTATAAGAAAAAAGGTTATAAATTCCCACATCGGATACACAAGGGTTTCCGAAAGGGAGAGGTCGTCTGGATGAACCTTGCAAACAGCAGGGTGTTGGATACGCTCCATAACCCCACCTATGCGGGCGTGTACCACTACGGGGAGAACCAGACGGTATGGACCAAAGACGGAAAGAAGAGCCGTCCTGCAAAAAGGGAGGACTGGCATGTATTCCTGAAGGACCACCATGACGCTTACATAAGTTATGAGGATTATGAAAGGAATGAGAGGATACTTCAAGAAAACACACAGGCCTGGGCGGTTAAAGATAAGAAAACACCGCCACGTGAAGGGTCCGCCCTCTTACAGGGTATCGTGCTCTGTGGAAAATGCGGAAGCCGTATGAGCATACGTTACAAACAGAAGCAAAAAGGCTTTATAGTAAGGCAGGCTCCCGTTTATATGTGTCAGCGGCGCAGTGTGGAGTCAGGGGAAAAAAGTATGCCAGAGCATTGCAGGGGAAAATATCGATGA
- a CDS encoding tyrosine-type recombinase/integrase codes for MELKNRELKPNTVDGYRRFIYYFIEYLENHGYTSLSDMENGAVVAFISVICTERYQPTSLGAHLPGLKRFLDMHDETRKFLCELPGHLPKKRDILQIYSDEEYHQVVAHLDNSDNLSFRNKAITIIALETGMRAVDICNLKLSNINWEHDYIHIIQQKTERVHNIPLSETIGNALADYLLNERPASESDFVFLRNNVPFSPLMSHAGIKNVLFNVLNDADIESKGRIYGSRITRHSTASRMLRNGVPLPVISEALGHGNPNSVMIYITTDDAKLAECTLPLPKGGRHNG; via the coding sequence ATGGAGCTTAAAAACCGAGAACTTAAGCCTAATACTGTTGATGGGTATAGACGCTTTATTTATTATTTTATAGAATATCTTGAAAATCACGGGTATACATCGCTGTCAGATATGGAAAATGGTGCTGTTGTTGCTTTCATTTCAGTCATATGCACTGAGCGCTATCAACCAACCAGTCTTGGCGCACACTTGCCTGGGCTCAAGAGATTTCTGGATATGCATGACGAAACCAGAAAATTTCTCTGCGAGTTACCAGGACATTTACCAAAAAAACGTGATATCCTACAGATCTATTCCGATGAAGAATACCACCAGGTTGTTGCGCACCTTGACAACTCTGATAATCTCTCTTTCAGAAATAAGGCAATTACCATCATTGCACTGGAAACGGGCATGCGTGCAGTCGATATCTGTAACCTGAAGCTTTCAAATATCAACTGGGAACACGATTATATTCATATCATTCAGCAAAAGACAGAACGTGTACATAATATACCACTTTCTGAAACAATCGGGAATGCCTTGGCTGATTATCTGCTTAATGAAAGACCAGCCTCAGAGTCGGACTTTGTATTCTTGAGAAATAATGTACCATTTTCCCCACTCATGAGCCATGCGGGAATAAAAAACGTTCTTTTCAATGTGTTGAATGATGCAGATATAGAATCTAAGGGACGGATATATGGTTCAAGGATAACAAGACACAGTACTGCATCAAGAATGCTCAGAAATGGAGTTCCACTTCCTGTGATTTCTGAGGCGCTTGGACACGGAAACCCGAATAGTGTGATGATATATATCACCACAGATGATGCGAAGCTGGCTGAGTGTACACTCCCTCTTCCGAAAGGGGGGAGGCACAATGGATAG
- a CDS encoding DUF6431 domain-containing protein, with the protein MDFTSDCLMPCLLCYDNACHIEIAGLTLEKPGLLLLIYTGKPVSIHNTMITLFVSDCNQISQSFYDSVINDVQLHQLTCFCGHSACLTVHGYYNRSVKKEEGAVCLRICRVRCSECGTTHALLLSSIVPYSQISLADQQRIYNDYEAGNGSCEICRNHLSVDENNVKSVLRNYRRYWREKLRSLRIPLFPLTALVFSCFSHYSSQFMQIHRRSNRLFSYTT; encoded by the coding sequence ATGGATTTTACATCAGATTGCCTTATGCCGTGCCTCTTGTGTTATGATAATGCTTGTCACATAGAAATAGCAGGCCTCACCCTCGAAAAGCCCGGCCTGCTACTGCTCATATACACAGGTAAACCTGTGTCCATTCACAATACTATGATAACCTTATTCGTCAGTGATTGCAATCAGATTTCTCAATCCTTTTATGATTCTGTTATAAATGATGTCCAGCTTCATCAGCTGACCTGTTTCTGCGGGCACTCCGCATGCCTCACGGTTCACGGTTACTACAATCGTTCCGTGAAAAAGGAAGAGGGGGCGGTCTGCCTTCGCATCTGCCGGGTCAGATGTTCCGAGTGCGGAACGACCCACGCACTCCTTTTGTCCTCCATAGTCCCTTATTCCCAGATTTCCCTTGCTGACCAGCAGCGCATCTACAACGATTACGAGGCTGGAAACGGCAGCTGCGAAATCTGCCGCAATCATCTCTCTGTTGATGAAAACAATGTCAAGTCTGTACTCCGAAACTACCGGCGGTACTGGCGGGAAAAACTGAGGTCTCTCAGAATCCCCCTTTTTCCTCTGACCGCTCTGGTATTCTCCTGCTTCTCACATTATTCATCACAGTTCATGCAGATCCATCGGAGGAGCAACCGGCTTTTTTCCTATACCACATAG
- a CDS encoding tyrosine-type recombinase/integrase gives MDSNKRIRQLADDFIVYKKSLGYVYDSPQRLLNRYVDYVEQVSPNIIYPEKYVTDKYLGSLSGAPGTLYGMISTLREFSNYLFIHGYEKVYVIPPKTASQPVPEAPYFFTEDEISAFFEKLDEVDVHASFKGREIVLPAIFRLLYCCGLRCKEARTLECDNVHSDERYMDVRQSKGPKSRRIFISQELANYLNEYNAKISLLFPDRKYYFPHLDSYYSSGMISKNFRRFWKKAYPDFRITTRPRAYDFRHHLVWANLNRWAAEGIDINVMLAYLMRYMGHQNISETLYYFRFVPEFFPTFREMSKSLEDILPEVPDEK, from the coding sequence ATGGATAGCAATAAAAGGATTCGTCAGTTGGCTGACGATTTTATCGTATATAAGAAATCATTAGGGTATGTTTATGATTCACCTCAGCGTTTGCTAAACAGATATGTTGATTACGTCGAACAGGTAAGTCCTAATATTATTTATCCTGAAAAGTATGTAACAGATAAATATCTTGGCAGTCTTTCTGGGGCTCCGGGCACTTTATACGGTATGATAAGTACCTTGCGTGAATTCAGCAACTATCTTTTTATCCATGGTTATGAAAAAGTATATGTAATTCCGCCTAAAACAGCTAGTCAACCGGTTCCAGAGGCACCTTATTTTTTCACGGAGGATGAGATATCTGCTTTTTTTGAGAAGCTTGATGAAGTTGACGTTCATGCCAGCTTTAAGGGTAGGGAAATTGTTCTCCCTGCTATTTTTAGACTTCTCTATTGCTGTGGGCTCAGATGCAAGGAAGCAAGAACTCTTGAATGTGACAACGTACATTCAGATGAGCGCTATATGGATGTGCGGCAGTCTAAAGGACCTAAAAGTCGGCGTATATTCATCAGTCAGGAATTAGCAAACTATCTTAATGAATATAATGCCAAAATAAGTTTACTGTTTCCGGATAGAAAGTATTATTTTCCACATCTGGATAGCTACTATAGTAGTGGAATGATATCAAAAAACTTCAGAAGATTTTGGAAAAAGGCATATCCTGATTTCCGTATAACAACCCGTCCCAGAGCATATGATTTCCGACATCATCTGGTGTGGGCAAATCTGAACAGATGGGCGGCAGAAGGTATTGATATCAATGTCATGCTTGCCTATCTCATGCGGTATATGGGGCATCAAAATATAAGCGAAACTCTGTACTACTTCCGATTTGTCCCCGAATTCTTTCCCACCTTCAGAGAGATGTCAAAATCTCTTGAAGATATACTTCCAGAGGTGCCGGATGAAAAATAA
- a CDS encoding tyrosine-type recombinase/integrase, whose translation MSVYLEVCTVKGVKVRDKPIEYFENKQMKALLSAPEIKSKTGRRNQMILVLYYDTAARISELLEATFSQIYLAADVPYMTIFGKGRKYRNIPLMEKTVLHLKRYFSEFHPEGNRELPLFYATTYGQKHRLSNDTVEGMIRKCSERCLKNGVEMPDKPHCHMIRKTRAMDLYKNGMPLSHIQQHLGHEDMSITSGFYAFATLDTLAKSMDVANKNTSTEGKKWNDKEILKKIYRL comes from the coding sequence ATGTCAGTATATCTTGAAGTATGTACAGTAAAAGGAGTTAAGGTCAGGGATAAGCCTATCGAGTATTTTGAAAACAAGCAGATGAAAGCGCTGCTTTCGGCTCCTGAGATCAAAAGCAAAACCGGCCGTAGAAATCAGATGATACTTGTACTTTATTATGATACAGCAGCCAGAATATCAGAGCTTTTAGAAGCAACGTTCAGTCAGATATACCTTGCTGCTGATGTTCCCTATATGACGATCTTTGGAAAGGGGCGTAAATACAGAAATATCCCTCTGATGGAAAAGACTGTCCTGCATCTTAAAAGATATTTTAGCGAATTCCATCCGGAAGGCAATCGCGAGTTACCCCTGTTTTATGCTACAACATACGGCCAGAAGCATCGATTATCCAATGATACGGTTGAAGGTATGATTAGAAAATGCTCTGAAAGATGTCTGAAAAATGGGGTGGAAATGCCAGACAAACCCCACTGCCATATGATAAGGAAGACCAGAGCCATGGATCTATACAAAAATGGCATGCCGCTTTCCCATATCCAGCAACATTTAGGGCACGAAGATATGTCAATAACATCCGGTTTCTATGCCTTTGCCACTCTTGATACACTTGCAAAATCAATGGATGTCGCAAATAAGAATACATCTACAGAAGGAAAGAAATGGAATGATAAAGAAATCTTGAAGAAGATATACAGACTCTGA
- a CDS encoding transposase produces MSRQRRNFSAKFKSDLVIELLKGEKDLNTLATENNIQPNLLRNWKKEFLNNASAAFDDKREENLKDKLAEERKEKSEYAKKVGQLTMQVDWLKKKSEEICGPDYESKFSPKPFDD; encoded by the coding sequence ATGTCCAGACAAAGAAGAAACTTTAGTGCCAAATTTAAATCAGACCTTGTGATTGAGTTACTTAAGGGAGAGAAAGATCTCAATACCCTTGCAACTGAAAATAATATTCAACCCAACTTACTCCGTAACTGGAAGAAAGAATTCCTAAACAACGCTTCTGCAGCATTTGACGACAAGCGAGAGGAAAACCTCAAAGATAAGCTTGCAGAAGAACGCAAAGAGAAGTCGGAGTATGCCAAAAAGGTTGGTCAGTTAACCATGCAGGTTGACTGGCTCAAAAAAAAATCTGAAGAAATTTGTGGACCTGACTACGAGAGTAAGTTTAGTCCAAAACCTTTTGACGACTAA
- the cas13a gene encoding type VI-A CRISPR-associated RNA-guided ribonuclease Cas13a: MKITKNAKNGKVQFYRNMEQGGLRDNKIGNSEDKTESAIEQLDLKKSYTGRILSPDAKRGKGNPFYLLIRSLTGEVDDKLPIEYLREVKIKEADSKEGIEASISKYLSNYGKKLTCEDESTTLESLLLDYYKKTLTDEETETKLEQIQNHIGKLLSHKKGNLKTSFQNNAIPFEKYAVTGGNTVKFEIHPSSNKMKWLFGFLDEQGANKEKFNHYMEMYHYTNLESELNSFTDEHFFNSDNINGDHIAKKIYGTMKEYNSGLYNTAKNDGISETELQEYSFFLNEIRDHFKKYFPPKGNKSQGRSGNKGPRIKSLTDLKNVKYFYSKDFVYQQVWKHIVNQLVSGLIQYGKLYTYCVAPDSDYQEINSDTMQDIQIQEAIKKQLLLSVIWSVDRMNYYFNYAGDKVEMMYKEDSYDILGELRKSICFGGSNRSGYISEFVQGIKSDPEKCNKLFKKLSNAFQLNQDENNSKYLINLLYEIVDNLSAIRLKVMHYKKGGLKFNDDTKTACLRGQLSRDINNVQNCFQEQIRSMNISIYYSPELINKLFTRSGLKFKLYASTPSMIPSFKKVYAKGVNLFKGDSDKELKWYLDDKGNTQSKEAVFAYRNLLQLIYYHVYIPSIGEDDRDNLVIPFIAGTIKWNKERSYEKQKNNKKTSYKNKGKKTYINANAYRYESMPKYHQGLSLSEYMSALQRAQSDKEITNIATGESEDERKNYFTSFIQDIFAFSFANFLSSRFRGYEDDLLRPQAQTSTVTEETEKLDHMLQDIRIEVSGGLENQAEIYAMLKLLDAKALNELLHQLIRYRTSISHSLRASDPDYFKDFSEIEELINLVAYTKPVLVKEENYIEILEHDFNTFLEGKPTEYDDLYVQSDLSTTVLHRNIANMGYTGVMALYNNIFKNSYCVTRADHQKYKNMKTTENKEESVIAAKQKKLQELHEKFVKKQKISNTERNQYKDTLAEVQNYNHLKRKVTFDSMYEIYQIHAQILGRLASFAEDWERDMRFLFTALVEEGKIHTDIEEMFHKGRIVGKIKKGFACDCLPFQLIYSLYGLDYQYQEKKDIAMKKKDFEKVLQTRNILAHINHVTQKKDKDGSYQSSLEELINWVRQLLSYDIKRQNSVITAIKKIFDEHQMTIEFTPYRGNRGEQQFKIKKIESKKITHLKNLGSQSIKIPACNQEQLEWVRELMQYKYSGESANL, encoded by the coding sequence GTGAAGATTACAAAGAACGCAAAGAATGGAAAAGTACAATTCTATCGGAATATGGAACAAGGTGGTCTTAGAGATAACAAGATAGGGAACAGTGAAGATAAAACGGAATCTGCCATTGAACAGCTGGATCTAAAGAAGTCGTATACTGGAAGAATCCTCTCCCCAGATGCTAAAAGGGGGAAAGGAAATCCATTCTATTTGTTGATAAGAAGTCTTACAGGAGAAGTAGATGACAAGCTTCCGATAGAATATTTGAGAGAGGTTAAAATCAAAGAGGCAGATAGCAAAGAAGGCATAGAAGCTTCCATTTCTAAATATCTTTCAAATTATGGAAAAAAGTTGACTTGTGAAGACGAAAGTACAACGCTGGAAAGTTTGCTGCTTGATTACTATAAGAAAACTCTGACTGATGAGGAGACTGAAACTAAACTTGAACAGATTCAGAATCATATTGGCAAGCTCCTGTCTCACAAGAAAGGAAATCTTAAAACTTCTTTTCAGAATAATGCTATTCCCTTTGAAAAGTATGCAGTCACAGGTGGGAATACTGTGAAATTTGAGATCCATCCTTCCAGTAATAAGATGAAATGGTTGTTTGGATTCCTGGACGAGCAGGGAGCAAATAAAGAAAAATTTAATCATTATATGGAAATGTATCACTATACGAATCTCGAAAGTGAACTGAACTCATTTACGGATGAACACTTTTTTAATTCTGACAATATAAATGGAGATCATATCGCAAAAAAGATATATGGGACAATGAAAGAATACAACTCTGGTTTATATAACACTGCAAAAAATGACGGAATCTCCGAAACTGAATTACAGGAATACTCCTTTTTCTTAAATGAGATTCGTGATCATTTTAAAAAATATTTTCCTCCGAAAGGCAATAAATCTCAGGGAAGATCCGGAAATAAGGGACCGCGAATTAAATCATTGACAGATTTGAAAAATGTAAAATATTTTTACTCTAAAGATTTTGTTTATCAGCAGGTTTGGAAGCATATAGTAAACCAACTGGTTTCAGGGTTAATTCAATATGGGAAACTATATACATATTGTGTTGCGCCTGATTCAGACTACCAGGAAATTAATTCTGATACCATGCAGGATATCCAGATTCAGGAGGCAATAAAAAAGCAGTTGCTTTTATCCGTCATATGGTCAGTGGACCGCATGAATTATTATTTTAATTATGCCGGAGATAAAGTTGAAATGATGTATAAAGAGGATTCGTATGATATTCTTGGAGAACTGCGCAAAAGCATTTGTTTTGGTGGAAGCAACAGGAGTGGATATATATCTGAATTTGTTCAGGGTATTAAATCGGATCCGGAGAAATGTAATAAACTGTTTAAAAAACTTTCTAATGCGTTTCAGCTGAATCAAGACGAAAATAATTCAAAATACTTAATTAACCTCCTATATGAGATTGTAGATAATCTTTCTGCAATCAGACTTAAAGTAATGCATTATAAAAAGGGCGGTCTCAAATTCAATGATGACACAAAAACTGCATGTCTAAGAGGGCAGTTAAGTCGTGACATCAACAATGTTCAGAACTGTTTTCAAGAACAGATTCGCAGCATGAACATTTCCATATATTATTCACCTGAACTAATCAATAAGCTGTTTACCAGATCTGGTCTCAAGTTTAAGCTATATGCATCAACACCTTCTATGATTCCTTCCTTTAAAAAGGTATATGCAAAGGGTGTGAATCTATTTAAGGGTGATTCGGATAAGGAGTTAAAATGGTATTTAGACGACAAAGGAAATACGCAGTCAAAAGAAGCGGTATTCGCCTATCGTAATTTGCTGCAGTTAATTTATTATCATGTTTATATTCCGAGCATTGGAGAGGATGACAGAGATAATCTCGTTATTCCATTCATAGCCGGGACAATTAAATGGAATAAAGAAAGATCCTATGAAAAACAAAAGAATAATAAAAAAACCAGCTATAAGAATAAAGGGAAAAAAACCTATATCAATGCAAATGCATATCGATATGAAAGTATGCCAAAGTATCATCAGGGGTTATCGCTTAGTGAATATATGTCAGCGTTGCAGCGTGCGCAGTCAGACAAGGAAATAACGAATATAGCGACAGGTGAAAGTGAAGATGAACGTAAAAACTACTTTACCAGTTTCATCCAGGATATCTTTGCATTTTCGTTCGCCAATTTTTTGTCAAGCAGATTCAGAGGATATGAGGATGATCTTTTGAGACCACAAGCGCAGACTAGTACTGTGACCGAAGAAACTGAAAAATTAGACCATATGTTACAGGACATAAGGATAGAGGTAAGTGGAGGCCTGGAAAATCAGGCAGAAATCTATGCCATGCTGAAGTTATTGGATGCCAAGGCGCTAAATGAACTCTTACATCAGCTCATTCGTTATCGGACATCTATCAGCCACAGCCTGAGAGCTTCGGATCCAGACTATTTTAAAGACTTTAGTGAGATAGAAGAACTTATTAATCTTGTGGCATATACAAAGCCAGTTTTGGTAAAAGAAGAAAACTATATTGAAATACTTGAGCATGATTTCAATACTTTTCTGGAAGGAAAGCCAACTGAATATGATGATTTATACGTACAATCAGATTTGAGCACTACTGTATTACACAGGAATATTGCTAACATGGGCTATACAGGGGTGATGGCACTTTATAATAATATTTTTAAGAATAGTTACTGTGTGACAAGAGCAGATCACCAGAAATATAAGAATATGAAAACGACAGAAAATAAAGAAGAGTCTGTGATTGCAGCAAAACAAAAGAAACTACAGGAGTTGCATGAAAAGTTCGTTAAAAAGCAGAAAATCTCAAACACCGAGAGGAATCAATATAAAGATACTCTAGCTGAGGTTCAGAACTATAATCATTTAAAGAGGAAAGTTACCTTTGATTCCATGTATGAAATATATCAGATACATGCACAGATTTTGGGAAGGCTGGCATCTTTCGCAGAAGACTGGGAAAGAGATATGCGATTCCTGTTTACTGCTTTGGTGGAAGAAGGAAAAATACATACAGATATTGAAGAAATGTTTCATAAAGGTAGAATTGTTGGAAAAATAAAGAAAGGTTTCGCATGTGACTGCTTACCGTTTCAATTGATTTATTCCCTATATGGTTTGGATTATCAATATCAAGAAAAGAAGGATATTGCTATGAAAAAGAAAGATTTTGAGAAAGTATTACAAACTCGTAACATTTTAGCACATATAAATCATGTGACACAAAAAAAAGACAAGGATGGCAGCTATCAAAGTAGCCTTGAAGAATTGATTAATTGGGTGCGACAGTTGTTATCCTATGATATAAAAAGACAGAATTCTGTGATTACTGCGATTAAAAAGATATTTGACGAACATCAGATGACAATTGAATTTACCCCTTATAGGGGAAACAGAGGAGAGCAACAGTTCAAAATCAAGAAAATAGAAAGCAAGAAGATTACACACCTAAAAAATTTGGGCAGTCAATCCATAAAAATACCAGCTTGTAATCAGGAACAGCTTGAATGGGTAAGAGAATTGATGCAATATAAATATTCCGGGGAGAGTGCAAATCTGTAA
- a CDS encoding GNAT family N-acetyltransferase, with protein sequence MIFRKAVQPDFDSIQNLYWTLIDREQDNPSFPHWKKGIHPSDEMLQESIEKGEMYVLADGEVAACVIANNEKVDEYVDVPWQVDSDDVTVLHILAVHPDQRGKGLARELMAKMIGLERSKGKKALRLDVIENNVTAEKFYQKTGFQYIQTKTLYYDVVGEMVFKLYELVL encoded by the coding sequence ATGATATTTCGTAAAGCAGTACAGCCAGACTTTGACAGCATCCAGAATTTATACTGGACATTGATTGACCGGGAGCAGGACAATCCATCTTTCCCACACTGGAAGAAAGGTATCCACCCATCTGACGAGATGCTACAAGAAAGCATTGAAAAGGGTGAGATGTATGTGCTGGCAGATGGAGAGGTTGCCGCCTGTGTGATAGCCAACAATGAAAAAGTGGATGAATATGTGGATGTACCGTGGCAGGTGGATTCCGATGATGTGACTGTGCTTCATATTCTGGCTGTGCATCCGGATCAGCGTGGAAAAGGATTGGCACGGGAGCTGATGGCGAAAATGATAGGGCTGGAAAGATCGAAAGGAAAGAAAGCTCTGAGGCTGGATGTGATTGAGAATAATGTGACAGCGGAGAAGTTTTATCAGAAGACGGGATTCCAGTATATTCAAACAAAGACACTTTATTATGATGTGGTCGGTGAGATGGTGTTTAAGCTGTATGAGCTGGTGCTGTAA